The Sphingomonas alpina genome has a segment encoding these proteins:
- a CDS encoding DUF3363 domain-containing protein, producing the protein MPLRIEKSREFTLVPWRPVLERQIGKPVSGILRDDGVSLSIGRGREGRACRDPHPTSPAGSLAAQIPTLRSADTACFVK; encoded by the coding sequence GTGCCTCTCAGGATCGAGAAATCGCGCGAGTTCACGCTCGTGCCGTGGCGGCCGGTGCTGGAGCGGCAGATCGGCAAGCCGGTGTCGGGCATCCTGCGCGACGACGGCGTCAGCTTGTCGATCGGGCGCGGTCGTGAGGGCCGAGCATGTCGTGATCCGCATCCGACATCGCCAGCGGGATCGTTAGCGGCCCAGATTCCGACATTGCGCTCAGCCGACACGGCCTGTTTTGTTAAGTGA